A genomic segment from Amycolatopsis camponoti encodes:
- a CDS encoding MFS transporter, with protein sequence MIPRKRWAYVIPVAVVMYMLAYLDRTNVAVILPYIGEDFPLSASAKGLASGIFFIGYLVLQIPAAVLAVKWSARKTVLVLMIAWAFAAVLCGLVRNETQLHLARLLLGLFEGGVWPAVLILLASWFPQAERARANALWMTCLPISAIVMSPLSGLMLDHMSWRWVFVLQGLPPLLWAVVWWFAVADRPAKARWISAEEREYLETTLKAEEEAKPAFAKQGYRQALANRQVLLLIGIYFFWITGFYGFSLWLPSVVKTMTGGSATAVGFLSAVPYVLALAGMVACAHWSDRTGNRRLAVTVPLVVAIAGLLLGNLVHWPAAVQLVLLCVVATGVYMPYGPFWAIPSRILGIEVVAVAMGLINALGNLGGFAGPYLVGWLTDVTGSATTGFVVLAAFLAVAAGLAFFGLKPVPVEGLAHVPAATRNT encoded by the coding sequence GTGATCCCCCGCAAGCGCTGGGCGTACGTCATCCCGGTCGCGGTGGTCATGTACATGCTGGCCTACCTCGACCGCACGAACGTCGCGGTGATCCTGCCCTACATCGGCGAAGACTTCCCGTTGTCGGCCAGCGCGAAGGGGCTGGCGAGCGGCATCTTCTTCATCGGCTACCTCGTGCTGCAGATCCCGGCGGCGGTACTGGCCGTGAAGTGGAGCGCCCGCAAGACGGTGCTGGTGCTGATGATCGCGTGGGCGTTCGCGGCCGTCCTGTGCGGCCTCGTGCGGAACGAGACCCAGCTGCACCTCGCCCGGCTGCTGCTCGGGCTGTTCGAGGGCGGTGTCTGGCCGGCGGTGCTGATCCTGCTCGCGTCCTGGTTCCCGCAGGCCGAACGGGCCCGCGCGAACGCGCTGTGGATGACGTGCCTGCCGATCTCGGCGATCGTCATGTCCCCGCTGTCCGGGCTCATGCTCGACCACATGTCCTGGCGCTGGGTGTTCGTGCTCCAGGGCCTGCCGCCGCTGCTGTGGGCGGTCGTCTGGTGGTTCGCGGTGGCGGATCGGCCGGCGAAGGCCCGCTGGATCTCCGCCGAAGAGCGGGAGTACCTCGAAACCACCCTGAAGGCCGAAGAAGAGGCGAAGCCCGCGTTCGCGAAGCAGGGCTACCGGCAAGCGCTGGCGAACCGGCAGGTGCTGCTGCTGATCGGCATCTACTTCTTCTGGATCACCGGGTTCTACGGCTTTTCGCTCTGGCTGCCGTCGGTGGTGAAGACGATGACCGGGGGTTCGGCGACCGCCGTCGGGTTCCTGTCGGCCGTGCCGTACGTCCTGGCGCTGGCCGGGATGGTCGCGTGCGCGCACTGGTCGGACCGGACCGGCAACCGGCGGCTCGCCGTCACCGTCCCGCTGGTCGTCGCGATCGCCGGGCTGCTGCTCGGCAACCTCGTGCACTGGCCGGCTGCGGTGCAGCTGGTGCTGCTCTGCGTCGTCGCGACCGGCGTCTACATGCCGTACGGGCCGTTCTGGGCCATCCCCAGCCGGATCCTCGGCATCGAGGTCGTCGCCGTGGCGATGGGCCTGATCAACGCGCTGGGCAACCTCGGCGGGTTCGCCGGGCCCTACCTGGTCGGCTGGCTCACCGACGTCACGGGCAGCGCGACCACCGGGTTCGTCGTGCTGGCCGCGTTCCTCGCCGTGGCCGCCGGGCTGGCGTTCTTCGGGCTGAAACCGGTCCCTGTGGAAGGCTTGGCGCATGTCCCAGCCGCGACCAGGAACACGTGA